The DNA sequence CACAGCCACAAAGCCATAGAGGTTGACCGCGCGGGCAAAGACACCTGGCGATTCCGTCAGGCTGGAGCTCAAGCCGTAGCGCTGGCTACCAGGGGTATGTTGCAGATAACTCAGGTATGCAGGGATGATCCCCCGGTAGCGACAGTATTGGCGGCGCTGCCCTCCGACCTGGATTTTGTCCTGATAGAAGGCTATAAGAGCAGCCTTCTGCCCAAGCTGGTGTTTCTTCCTTCTGAGGAGATACTATCTTACCTGCCGGAATATAGCAGCATCATTGCTTTTATCAGCGGTGTGGTCGTGGACACCCCTCTGCCGCTATTCTCTCGGGAGCAGGTCCCGGAGATCGGCGCCTTCATTCTTCGATGGCTGAACCTCAAGTGGCCGGTGTGATCCTGGCGGGCGGGCGCAGCCGCCGTTTGGGTCAGGATAAGGTAAGATTAGAGTTGGCCGGACGGCCTCTGGGGCGTTGGGTCTGGGAGGTCTTGTCGCCATTGGCATCGGAGTGTTGGTTGGTAAGCAATCGGCCCCTGGAACACCTCAGCCTGGGACTTCCCCTCCTGATCGATCTTCTCCCGGGGCGAGGCGCCTTGGGGGGATTGCTGAGTGGCATGTTGGTGGCCCAGGGCGATCTTATCATGTTGAGCGCCTGCGATATGCCTTTTTTACAGCCGTCTCTGCTCAGGGCGATGCTGCTCTACGCCCGGCAGGGAAGCCCGGAGGTGGTGGTCTGTCGTTCCAGCCGGGGGTTGGAGCCGCTGCCAGGCGTATTCAGCCGCCGCCTCCTATTGCGGCTGGAGCACCGGGTTGAAAGGGGAGAATTACGGCTCCGGACCTTTCTAGACGCCTGTCGTACCAGGGTCTTATCAGCCGCAGAAGTGGCTTCTCACGACCCTGCCGGACTCTCGTTTTTTAACCTGAACACTCCCCAGGATCTGTTGCGGGCAAGGGCACTGGCCTCTTGTTTAGATCAACCAGACGCATCTCTGCTGCTTTGATCCTGCCAGAAGCGCCTTTTTTCTACCTTCTGTGGCCGGTAAGACGGTTGACAGGAGGAAGCGAAAATGGTTAAAATTGCACCATGGAGGGATGGCCGAGTGGTTTAAGGCGGCGGTCTTGAAAACCGCTGACCGAAAGGTCCGTGGGTTCGAATCCTACTCCCTCCGCCAGCGTTCCCGAGCTAAGAACCCGGAGAGATGACCGAGTCGGCCGAAGGTGCTCGCCTGCTAAGCGAGTGTGGGGGGAAACCTCCACCGAGGGTTCGAATCCCTCTCTCTCCGCCACCTTTTCTTTCGACTTACGCCTTCTTTTGTTCGATGCCTTCGTAGGCCCAACTCAAGGCCGCCGACACTGTCGGGAAACCGATAGTGCTGGTCAGTAGCAATATGGCATGGTAGATCTCGTCCGGAGTGGCGCCGGCCTGCAAGGCTCGCCGGACATGACTGTGCACCGCACCTTCCGAGCGGTTAGCCGCGGCTGCGGCCAATTGGATCAATTGCACCGTTTTTTCCGGGAGCGGTCCGGCTTGGCGCACCGCCTCTCCCAGATTTTCCAGGGCCTCGATGATACTGCCGTGTTTTTCTTTAATGTGAGTATACCAGGGTGGAAATTTGCCTTCGGACATGACGAACGTCCTCCTGTTTTCAAGAGCTTAAGATTAGAAAGCCGAGACCCCTTGAGGGCTTTGGCCCACTATCTAATATTACCATATCTTTCTTGCTCCGGTCAAAGATAAGGTTTATCGCCAGTGCCTTCCCCGGCTAGATAAGCTATTTGTGTGGGATATTGACAAGCGGGGGGAAAAATACTAATGTTGGATAAACATACCGGCGAGGTCTGTTAGGAGAGGCAATATGCAGGTTTTACCGCCATTAGCTGCCACCGGCATCGGTTCGACGCCTTTTTGGGATAGCCACGCGGCGGCAAGGTTGATTTTGGAAAATCTTACGGAAATGCCCTTTTGGCCGCAGCTGCCGCAGAAAGGGTTTCTGGAGGACATGGTTCCCCAGGGGGCGGGAGGTTTACCGCTGATGCAGTTAGATTCCGAGCAGCGCCTGGTGCGGTTGGATGAAAGGGCTGATCGGGAAGAGGGCCTCACTGATTTTTATGAGGCCGTACTGCAGCTAGATTTGGACAGATTCGGCCTGTCGCCGGATGAGGCCTCGGGATTCTACGCCCTGTTAGAGGAATTGCCAGCCAGCGGCGGGGGTGGTCCGGAGTATGTTAAAGGCCAGATAGTGGGCCCGATAACCTTCGCCACGATCGTCAAAGGAGCAGACGGCAAGGCTATTCTCTTTGATCAGGAACTGACTCAGGCGGTTACCCAGGGGCTGGCTCTCAAAGCGGCCTGGCAAGCTGCTAAGATCAGAGAGACCGGACGCTGGGCGATTATCTTTTTTGACGAACCCTCTCTGAGCGGTTTCGGTTCTGCCTTTATGCCGATTTCCCGGGAGGAGGTCATCCGACTGCTCACCGAAACCATCACTAGTGCGAGGCAGGCCGGTCTGATCTACTGCGGTATCCATTGCTGCGGTAATACGGATTGGTCGATGCTGTTGGAAACCCCCGTTGACATCCTCAGTTTCGATTCTTATGAGTATTTTGGCACCTTGAAGCTCTACGCCAAGGTTCTTAAGGACTTTTTGGCCCGGGGCGGCTATCTGGCGTGGGGTCTGGTGCCAACCAGTCCCACGGCGCCGATCGAGACCGAAGCGGCCTTGTGGCAGAGGTTTGAGTCCCAGATTCGGGAGTTGGCCGACCTTGGGATGGATGAAAGACTTGTCCTGTCTCAGAGCCTGCTCACCCCGGCCTGTGGTTTAGGCTATCTAAGCCCGGAGCAGGCACGTACTGCAATTGTCACGTTAGCGTCGCTCAGCCAGCGGGGCAAGACCTGGCTGGCCTCCCTTTGACGTTTGTGAAAAACTAGCATATAGGGGACAGGTAGTCGGGCTGGAGTATTATATATACCAAGCAAATAAATTTCGAGTTCCTAGTTAAGCAGTATCCATCCGTAAAGTCCTTTGTCCCCTCGCCCTGCTTGCGGAGGGTGAGGGGTGATCGATTGCGCTTAACCGATGGTAAGGCCCCCATCAAATGAGGGGAATGAGGATGAAAGTCAAAGAAATCATGGTACGGGATGTGGCAACTTTGGATGCCGGCGATGAACTTAGTCTCGCTAATGATATCATGAAATTGGGGCGTATAAGACATCTGCCGGTGCTGGACGGTCAAAAACTGGCTGGCATCGTTTCGGAAAGAGACCTCTTTCGGAGCTCACTGGCGCAAGCGCTCGGCCATGAACCGGACAAAGCCCGGAACGTCATGAAGTCCATCCGGATTGAGCAGATCATGGTTACAGATGTAATATCGATTTCTCCCGAGGCCGATATCAAAGAAGCAGTACGGCTGATGTTGAAACACAAAATCGGGTGTCTCCCGGTGGTGCAAGAAGACAGGCTGATCGGCCTGCTCACCGAAACCGACATCATGCGGCTATTTCTGAAAGAAGAGTAGCCGTCTCCCCGGAGAATCTGGCTTAATTAGTTACCTGCCTATTACTTGCCGCTTCAGTAAATCCTTTACCCCGAAGGAAATTATAGGAACCGGCGGACTCTGGTTCCCTAGATGGTTTGGCGGGGGAAAAAATGCCCCTCCGAAAAATAGTGTCTTGTCATCAGTTCATTCAGGGTGTTTGAGAGCTTAGGCAGACTTAGTTAAATATTTTGAACAATAAATAATGAATGATAACAGAGTCATGCCTAATTATGAACGAGAGATCGTTTCAGAGTCTAAACATTGCCTTTTATCGGATCATGGGTTGTTTAACAATAATATCATTAATATTAAGAAGTTATTCAAATCAGAGCCAGAGCCGCCTTGTGGTCTGATTGTTGCATAAGTTAATCGGCAGAGGTTTTTCGTTCATTGATACTAATTTGATGTCAAATAAAGAGTAATTGAAAAACTATCGGTGGCACAGGCGTCCCGCCTGTGCAATAGTGAACAAGCCGAAAGCCTGTTCCACCTTATCTGATCGACCTTTAAGTCATCTGTTCTAAACTCTAACTTTGAGGTTAAATTAGTCTGAGAGATAATAGTGTGCTCTATAAGGAGTTCTTAGTGCCGCTGGCCCAACGCGTTCCCCTCACCGGTATTATCTGGTCAATCTGGTTGATTTTTTGCATCGCCTGTTTTGTCGTGCTTCTCCTGCCACTGGACAATGCGGCGGAAAGACGTAATTCGGCAGAGGAAGTTGCGGTTCTGGAACAACCGCCGTCCGAGAAACCGGACGGTGATCTCGAAAAAAACGATGGCTACTGTCGGGTTGGCAAGTCTGGCAAAGGCTCGCTCCAACGGCCTTTGAGGTTATTGGCCAGTCAGCGGCCGGGTCTGCTCTATGCTCCGGATATCAACGCCGCGGCCATTACTGTAAACGACCGCGGTCAAGTGGTGGTAGCAGAAAAGCAGCCGGAGGAAGCGGCAATGGTGGCGGCACAATCCGACCCGCCAACGCTGGCGCCGGATCCAGCCCCGGTGGAGCAGGAAATCGAAGCCAAAAAGCGGGAGCTCTGGGATGAAGAGGCTTTTCAGGCCATGCTTGGCCGCTACGAAGTCGAGATGAAACGCCAGGACTTTTCCCGCCGGGCCGAGCAGTTGCCTAAAAACTGGCTGAGCGAGCTGATAAAAAAATACTCCCGGCTTCACATGGTGGATTCGAAGCTGGTCTGGGCGGTGATGCGCCACGAATCAGGTTTCAACCCCCGAGCCGTGTCTCCTAAAGGAGCCATGGGTCTGATGCAGCTCATTCCCAGCACCGCCGCCCTTATGGGGGTGAGCGATCCTTTCGATGTGGAGCAGAATATCAACGGTGGGGTTAGATATTTGAAGATCTGTTTGACCAAATTCAACAACAACGTCATCTGGGCCTTGGCGGCCTACAACGCCGGGCCGGATAATGTTGTTAAATACCAGGGGTGCCCGCCGTTTGCTGAAACCCGGACCTATGTCCTGAGGGTAATGCGGGATTATACCGGCCATTCGACCTACCTGCCGTTGCCGCTCCTAGCCGCAGCCAGGTTGGGAGAGCAGCCGGAGACAACCGAGGCGGCTCCCGAACAATCCGGTCTTGATTGGAATGTCCCCAAGGCAAAGTTCAAGATCGGCGGTCCCAAATGGCTCACTCCCCCTCGTCCAACCATCATTCTGGCTCGAATCCCCGCCGCCGTGCGCCAGAATCCGGAAGTGGTCCGCCTCTTGGCCAAACACAATGGTCAACCGAAGTATTTGCCCTAATCAGGTGAACCTCCAATATCAGTGCTGAGTGCTGAGTAAATACAAAGACCGTAAGGCGGGGAAGCGAAGCGCATCCCGCCTTTTGTTTTTTGTCGCTTATTGATTACGGTTTACTGTCTCCAAAGGAGTTCGGAAACGGAGATCCCGTTGCGGGAAAGGGATCTCGATGCCGTGGGCGTTAAAGGCGTCGAAGATGGCGGCATTGAGTTCATGGGTAGCAGGAATCCGATCCTCCGGAGCACGGACGAAGACCCAGATATTAAAGTCTAAGGAACTGTCCCCATACGCATTGAAATAAACCTGAGGCGGCGGGTCCAGGAGGACGCGTTCATTTGCCCGGCAGACCTGGTCAATTATCCTGGTAACTTCGTGGACGTTTGAGTTGTAGCCGACGCCGACTTTGAGGGCGAGCCGGTTTGGTCCCCGGCCGTAAAACGTCCAATTGAGTATCTTACCCGAGATGAGGTCTGAGTTAGGGATGATCAGCACATAGCGTTCGAAGGTCTCAAAGATGGTGCTGCGCACCCGGATGGCCTTGACGGTGCCCCACTGGCCGTCTATTACTAACATATCTCCCACCTTGATAGGGCGCTCGAAGAGAAGAATCAGGCCGCTGATGAAATTATTGGCGATATTTTGCAGACCGAAGCCGATCCCAACCCCCAGACCGCCAACGATGATGGCCAGGTTGGAAAAATTGATGCCTAAAAATCCGAGGGCGAAGATGATTCCCAGGGCCATGACGGTATAATTGACAGAGCTGGAAATGGCGCTCTGGACGCCGATGTCCCAACCCTGCCGATGATACAGGCGCCTCTCCAAAATATGGCGGCTCATCCTGGATAGCTTTCTGGCGAAAAAGATGCTGAGTCCGGCCAACAGCAGGGCCAGAGGTGAGAGGGTTACCGGTCCCAGGGTTGGACCATGGGAGAGCAGCCCCAGCATATTACGCAAGTAGGCAGCATCCGCCCCCCAGGTAAAAAGGATGGCGGCGGTAGTCAGGAGAGAGATGGTTAACTGAAAAGTGTATTGCAGCAACGTGTGGATGGTATCTAAATTCTCGGCTCGGAAGCCGAATTTCACCGCCAATAGTCCGTCTCGCGGATGAGTCAGATAGGTGTTCAGATCGACCCCCATCCGGATAACAAACCAACCGGCGAGGCAGAGCAGGGTAGTGGCGACCGCCGCCCCGGAGAGAAATAAGGCCAGGTTTTGGAAGCCCAACAAGTCGATGATGACAATGGCGCTCAGCAACAGCAGCATCCCCAAACGTACTGCCTTCAATATACCGACCTGCCAGGGTCCGGCAGGCAGACCGGCGCCGGCCAGCAGATTCTCCAGATGAGGCCTCTTGAGCAGCCTGGCAAACCAAAAAAGCAGGAAAAGCAGACCTAAGAAAAGGGCAAAATTAGAGCCTGGTGTCTTATAGGCCAGCAGATTTAAACTCAAGAGCGCGTAATAACCGACGATCAAAAGGCTTAAGGTCAGCGTTAGAGTGCGGTAGTAATAACGGGCAGTAGGCTCATCAAGCATGATGACGCCCTTATCCGGAAGACCGGGTTGAAACACCTCCTGGAGGAAATGGGCCTGAAGGAGCAGGGTGGTAATGACCACTAGGCCGAGCAGCATGACCTTGGCAAGCGGGTGGGCCAAGAGATCGAGGGTCCAGAAAAAAAGCGTCAGCCAGATGGTGAGAGCCAATAGCTGAGAGGTGCGGGCCAGAGCGTTGATCAGCGCCATGATCAGTTTAAGACTGAAGGTAGCTGCTCCGGCGGCCAGCTTTTGGCGGAGGTCGCGACTGGCCCGTCGCAGAACGATGGCGCCGTAGATTAGCAGGCCTAGAAGTAATAGCAGGCCTAACGATTGACTCTGATAGGTCTTTAGCATCTTGGTGAAAGCACCCGATTGGAGCTTTGCCCATAGCCAGGCGTATAACCGCTGCGGCAGAGAAAGGGATTCGGTTAATAGGCCTTTGATCTGCGTGAAGATGTCGGAGAGCTCCCGGCGCTCCAGGAGTTGGGTCTTAAACTTTTGATCTATGAATGTCTGCAGCTTCGAAGTGATTTCTGTCAGGGAGTTCGACTGTTGCTGAAGCAGTTCTAACTGGGCGGTTAAGGTTTTTTTCAGGTCCTCCAACAGATTTACAGCAGATTCAGCCAGTTTTAAATTTTTCTGATTCCGGAGTTCCACGGTCCGGTGTTCTTTGGTTTTCGGTTTGGTTTTGGCTAACTGAATCAAATGCTCTTGAAACTTGTTTTTGGCCTGAGTCAATTCCTCCTGAATTTTGGTAAGCTCCTCGAGGTTGTGCGTCAATGCCTGTACGTTCTCAATTTTCTTTTGGAGCAGGTCATTATAATGTTGCTGTAAGTTCCTGGCATGCTCTAAAGTAATGGTATCGACTGTCAGAGCGGCAGTGTGGGTGGAGATAGCGTTAGCCAACTCGGCGGTTTCCCCCTGGGTCTGGCGTAGCTCGTTCTGGATCTGAGCCAATTGCTCTTTAAACTTGGCAGCCTTTTCTTGTAATTCATATGCGATATCGGGAAGGATTTTTTCTTGCGCCGGAATGCGCGCCGGCGGCGGGGAGGAAGTTTGAGCCCACCCGCTTGAGGTCAGACAGAGCGATAGACAGAGCATGAGGATGCCTGATCTAAGCTGAAACCGAGCATTGTTAAGTTCCTGGGTATAGTTCATAAGGACTCCTTGTCTTACCCCGCCTTTTCCCTCCAAGTCTTTCGTCAGAGGGATGAAAGCAACAATTTACCGATCTTGCACGTATCGGCAAAGCTCGGGAAACATTCCCAGAGGCGAATGTCTCCAAGACCTTTCCGGGAGCCGGCAAAGCGAACGCGATCGCACCCACCTTTCACAAGAGGCTAGAACCGGCAAAAATCAGGAAATCGTTTTTTCTGAATTATTATGTTATAAAAAGCGAGCCGAAAATAATAGATAAACGACTTTTAGATTCGATCAAAACAATTATATCATAAGAAGATAAAATTAACCTGGATTAGGTGACTGTATGGAAACCCTGGCGGATACCCTGCAGGAATTATTAGCGGCGCAGCATTGGGATGAATTGAAGACCTTCTTAAGTCAGAAAAATCCCATAGATTTGGCCGGTGTCCTGCCTTCCCTACCGGCCACCGAGTGTGCCTTGTGCTTCCGTTTGCTGGAAAAACCCAAGGCCGTGGAGGTATTTGAAAGCCTCGAAATAGATGACCAGCAAACATTGTTGGCCGGTTTTCGGGATGAACAGGTGCGGGACTTGGTGGAACATATGTCGCCAGATGATCGGGCTTATCTCTTGGATGAACTGCCAGCCAGGGTAGCCAAGCGTCTGTTGCGGATGCTTAGTCCATCCGAACGGCAGGCCACCTCACTGCTTCTGGGCTATAAGGAAAACACCGCAGGAAGGATCATGACCCCGGAATACATCTCCTTGAAAACGTATCTCCGGGTGAGTGAATCGCTGCATAAGATCAGAAAAATAGGATTAGATAAAGAGACCGTCTACTACTGTTATGTCATTGATGAGCAAAGGAAACTGTTGGGCATGATCTCTTTGAAAGACCTGGTGTTGGCCGACCCGGAGGGGAGAATCGGTGATCTGATGCACCGGGAGGTGGTTGCCGTCCATACCGATGATGACCAGGAAGTTGTGGCCCATGCGATGAAAAAATATGACCTGCTGGCTATCCCGGTGGTGGACCGGGAAGACCGGCTGGTGGGGATCGTTACTCATGATGACGTCATGGATATCTTAGAAGAAGAGGCTACCGAGGACATCTACCGCCTGGGGGCCGTGGCGGCGCCGGAGCAGAGTTATTTTAAGGCAAAAATCTTTACCGTGGCGACGCATCGCGTCGGCTGGCTGTTGGTGCTGCTTTTGACCAACACTCTTACCGGTTCCATTATTATGGATCAGAATACTCTGCTTCAATCAGTGGTTGCCCTGGCAGCCTTCGTGCCGTTGTTAATCGGCAGCGGCGGCAATATCGGTTCGCAGACCTCTACCGTCATGGTGCGTGGTTTGGCGTTGCAGGAGGTAACGTTTAGTAATGCCTTTCTGATGCTGCTGCGGGAGGTGGGCATCGGTTTGATCCTGGGTTCTCTTCTCGGTGCTATGGTGGTCATCTGGGCCTATTGGCTGCAAGGAGACTGGCTGGTAGCATTAGTGGTGGGATGTAGTCTGGTGGTCATCTCCACCATAGCCACCTTTTTTGGTGGTCTGTTACCGCTCATCTTTGTTCGCATAGGCATCGACCCGGCGGTGGTGTCGGCCCCTTTCATCTCTACCATGGTGGATGTCTTAGGGGTGTTCACCTATTTTCAGATCGCCAGGTTGATTATTTTCAGATAAGCAGAAAGTGCTCTAATTCCTTTAAGGCGACCGGAGGCGTGGCCCGCTTCAGTCGGGGGTAGAGGCGTTCGCAGTCTTCGTAGGCCAGGCGGCGCACGAGCTGATTGAGATGCAGTTCTTCGTCTAAATGTGGGGTAGGGGAGTCGCTAGCGGGAATCTCTTCTTTAGACAATACCTTGATATAAATCAAGCTCTGAGCGGCCAGGAGTTTTTCTCTTTCCGGGGTCAGCGGCCGCCGAAAAAGGTGGTGGATGGTAAGGATGTCGCCAGGTCCGAAGACCAAAGGATGTGGGGAGCGGCAGCGGGCTGCCTCCTTCAATAAAAAGACCGACCTGACTTTTCCGGTGCCATTGAGCCGACGATACAATTCGCCGGGCAGGGCTAGATGCAGGTAGCCGGCTTCAACATAAATTGTCTCGAAATGTCCCGCCAGGCCAGTTAAAGCTTGGGCACGCAGGGCGTCCCGGAGCCGGAAACGGGCTGCATCCTGCCGGGCAAACCGTTGTACCGATTCCACCACCTGGGAAAAAGGCGCCAACAGCGATACCTGATAAAATTTCAGCAGGGCGGCGGAGGCCTCCCGCTCCATCTGATACACCTCTTTCAATTCCGATCTGGCCATGACCTCTGCCGGAGTGGCGTCCTGGGCAAATAGGTCATGAATCTGCACCAGCCTCTCCAGGTACGGTTCAATCTGCCGGATCGCCCTTTTTTGATGCCAGATTTCCTGGAGGATGGCTAAT is a window from the Desulfobacca acetoxidans DSM 11109 genome containing:
- the mobB gene encoding molybdopterin-guanine dinucleotide biosynthesis protein B; translated protein: MDCSGGLSRLKAVAVVGPSNCGKTELICRLLKLYNQQGLRVAAVKHSHKAIEVDRAGKDTWRFRQAGAQAVALATRGMLQITQVCRDDPPVATVLAALPSDLDFVLIEGYKSSLLPKLVFLPSEEILSYLPEYSSIIAFISGVVVDTPLPLFSREQVPEIGAFILRWLNLKWPV
- the mobA gene encoding molybdenum cofactor guanylyltransferase, encoding MAEPQVAGVILAGGRSRRLGQDKVRLELAGRPLGRWVWEVLSPLASECWLVSNRPLEHLSLGLPLLIDLLPGRGALGGLLSGMLVAQGDLIMLSACDMPFLQPSLLRAMLLYARQGSPEVVVCRSSRGLEPLPGVFSRRLLLRLEHRVERGELRLRTFLDACRTRVLSAAEVASHDPAGLSFFNLNTPQDLLRARALASCLDQPDASLLL
- a CDS encoding carboxymuconolactone decarboxylase family protein, whose translation is MSEGKFPPWYTHIKEKHGSIIEALENLGEAVRQAGPLPEKTVQLIQLAAAAANRSEGAVHSHVRRALQAGATPDEIYHAILLLTSTIGFPTVSAALSWAYEGIEQKKA
- a CDS encoding CBS domain-containing protein, which encodes MKVKEIMVRDVATLDAGDELSLANDIMKLGRIRHLPVLDGQKLAGIVSERDLFRSSLAQALGHEPDKARNVMKSIRIEQIMVTDVISISPEADIKEAVRLMLKHKIGCLPVVQEDRLIGLLTETDIMRLFLKEE
- a CDS encoding lytic transglycosylase domain-containing protein; its protein translation is MPLAQRVPLTGIIWSIWLIFCIACFVVLLLPLDNAAERRNSAEEVAVLEQPPSEKPDGDLEKNDGYCRVGKSGKGSLQRPLRLLASQRPGLLYAPDINAAAITVNDRGQVVVAEKQPEEAAMVAAQSDPPTLAPDPAPVEQEIEAKKRELWDEEAFQAMLGRYEVEMKRQDFSRRAEQLPKNWLSELIKKYSRLHMVDSKLVWAVMRHESGFNPRAVSPKGAMGLMQLIPSTAALMGVSDPFDVEQNINGGVRYLKICLTKFNNNVIWALAAYNAGPDNVVKYQGCPPFAETRTYVLRVMRDYTGHSTYLPLPLLAAARLGEQPETTEAAPEQSGLDWNVPKAKFKIGGPKWLTPPRPTIILARIPAAVRQNPEVVRLLAKHNGQPKYLP
- a CDS encoding mechanosensitive ion channel domain-containing protein, with protein sequence MNYTQELNNARFQLRSGILMLCLSLCLTSSGWAQTSSPPPARIPAQEKILPDIAYELQEKAAKFKEQLAQIQNELRQTQGETAELANAISTHTAALTVDTITLEHARNLQQHYNDLLQKKIENVQALTHNLEELTKIQEELTQAKNKFQEHLIQLAKTKPKTKEHRTVELRNQKNLKLAESAVNLLEDLKKTLTAQLELLQQQSNSLTEITSKLQTFIDQKFKTQLLERRELSDIFTQIKGLLTESLSLPQRLYAWLWAKLQSGAFTKMLKTYQSQSLGLLLLLGLLIYGAIVLRRASRDLRQKLAAGAATFSLKLIMALINALARTSQLLALTIWLTLFFWTLDLLAHPLAKVMLLGLVVITTLLLQAHFLQEVFQPGLPDKGVIMLDEPTARYYYRTLTLTLSLLIVGYYALLSLNLLAYKTPGSNFALFLGLLFLLFWFARLLKRPHLENLLAGAGLPAGPWQVGILKAVRLGMLLLLSAIVIIDLLGFQNLALFLSGAAVATTLLCLAGWFVIRMGVDLNTYLTHPRDGLLAVKFGFRAENLDTIHTLLQYTFQLTISLLTTAAILFTWGADAAYLRNMLGLLSHGPTLGPVTLSPLALLLAGLSIFFARKLSRMSRHILERRLYHRQGWDIGVQSAISSSVNYTVMALGIIFALGFLGINFSNLAIIVGGLGVGIGFGLQNIANNFISGLILLFERPIKVGDMLVIDGQWGTVKAIRVRSTIFETFERYVLIIPNSDLISGKILNWTFYGRGPNRLALKVGVGYNSNVHEVTRIIDQVCRANERVLLDPPPQVYFNAYGDSSLDFNIWVFVRAPEDRIPATHELNAAIFDAFNAHGIEIPFPQRDLRFRTPLETVNRNQ
- the mgtE gene encoding magnesium transporter, with the translated sequence METLADTLQELLAAQHWDELKTFLSQKNPIDLAGVLPSLPATECALCFRLLEKPKAVEVFESLEIDDQQTLLAGFRDEQVRDLVEHMSPDDRAYLLDELPARVAKRLLRMLSPSERQATSLLLGYKENTAGRIMTPEYISLKTYLRVSESLHKIRKIGLDKETVYYCYVIDEQRKLLGMISLKDLVLADPEGRIGDLMHREVVAVHTDDDQEVVAHAMKKYDLLAIPVVDREDRLVGIVTHDDVMDILEEEATEDIYRLGAVAAPEQSYFKAKIFTVATHRVGWLLVLLLTNTLTGSIIMDQNTLLQSVVALAAFVPLLIGSGGNIGSQTSTVMVRGLALQEVTFSNAFLMLLREVGIGLILGSLLGAMVVIWAYWLQGDWLVALVVGCSLVVISTIATFFGGLLPLIFVRIGIDPAVVSAPFISTMVDVLGVFTYFQIARLIIFR